In Vagococcus hydrophili, one DNA window encodes the following:
- a CDS encoding ABC transporter permease: MNALMKIEAKRMMRDKTTFIMSIGMPIFMYFVFTSLIQVPEEYQSTFYREYLISMTAFSLCSFSLFTFPFDIIQDRKNGWSMRLKHVNLSTFEIYFVKMIKMIVMYIVAIASVFLVGGYFKGVEMTAKQWGVSGLVLLLGGILFLGIGVIMSLFKEIKTASVFSNILYLGMAALGGLWMPTSQFPEWIQPYSKAMPTYQFRELAVGYINDGKVPVNSILILIGYSVGFILLAVVINKKMKKDVRE; encoded by the coding sequence ATGAACGCTTTAATGAAAATCGAAGCCAAACGAATGATGCGGGATAAGACGACGTTTATTATGAGTATTGGTATGCCAATCTTTATGTATTTTGTTTTTACCTCTTTAATTCAAGTACCTGAAGAATATCAGAGTACTTTTTATAGAGAGTATTTAATTTCTATGACAGCCTTTAGTTTATGTAGCTTTTCTTTATTCACTTTTCCTTTTGATATTATTCAAGATCGAAAAAATGGGTGGAGTATGCGGTTGAAACACGTTAATTTAAGTACTTTTGAAATTTATTTTGTCAAAATGATTAAGATGATTGTGATGTATATTGTGGCAATTGCGTCTGTCTTTTTAGTGGGTGGTTATTTTAAAGGTGTTGAGATGACAGCTAAACAGTGGGGTGTTTCAGGGTTGGTATTATTGTTAGGTGGCATTCTTTTCTTAGGAATCGGCGTCATCATGAGTTTATTTAAAGAAATCAAAACAGCCTCTGTTTTTTCAAATATTCTTTATTTAGGAATGGCAGCTTTAGGTGGTTTGTGGATGCCAACGAGTCAATTTCCAGAGTGGATTCAACCGTACTCAAAAGCGATGCCAACGTATCAATTTAGAGAACTCGCTGTGGGGTATATTAATGATGGAAAAGTACCAGTGAATTCAATTTTGATTTTAATTGGTTATAGTGTTGGCTTTATTTTACTAGCTGTGGTGATTAATAAGAAGATGAAGAAGGATGTGAGGGAGTAA
- a CDS encoding helix-turn-helix transcriptional regulator, producing MKKNERLIAELFFINQKKQFNLNDLATEFDISKRTALRDIEALEEIGAPITVDKGRYGGYQVLKNSSLPPVYFNQNEWYSLFLALQLFKHLNDNPFDQSYTDLKNKLLSIVPSTHNSSTHRLDQLVVFEQFQTPEPCFVLSDLFQVIVEQKVITFNYTRYTQETRISQPLQLILNYGEWYLLTWDMDKKDFRKFRCDSIENITLSNLPCLDESTGDLLEKYHQQTKSIPFKCLIKEDSVSLFKNRQYPQVKLLTEKNQTFLVGTFDKEELTFLMNYLLTFGNAITILSPDFLITEFSEFLNQIQRKYQ from the coding sequence ATGAAGAAAAATGAACGACTTATCGCAGAACTCTTTTTTATTAATCAAAAGAAACAATTCAACCTCAATGACTTAGCTACAGAATTTGATATTTCTAAACGAACAGCATTGCGAGATATCGAGGCTTTAGAAGAAATCGGCGCCCCGATTACCGTTGATAAGGGTAGATACGGTGGTTACCAAGTTCTTAAAAATAGCAGCCTACCTCCTGTCTATTTTAATCAAAATGAATGGTATTCCTTGTTTTTAGCCTTACAATTATTTAAGCATCTTAATGATAATCCTTTTGACCAATCATACACAGATTTAAAAAATAAATTACTGTCCATTGTTCCTTCCACCCACAATTCTTCGACTCATCGTTTAGATCAGCTCGTTGTATTTGAACAATTCCAAACACCTGAGCCTTGTTTTGTACTAAGTGATTTATTTCAAGTCATTGTTGAGCAGAAAGTCATTACTTTTAACTACACTAGATACACACAAGAAACCCGGATTTCACAACCTTTACAGCTTATTTTGAACTACGGAGAATGGTACTTACTGACTTGGGATATGGATAAAAAAGATTTCCGAAAATTCCGTTGTGATTCAATTGAGAACATCACTTTATCTAATCTTCCTTGCTTAGATGAGTCAACTGGGGATTTACTAGAAAAATATCATCAACAAACCAAATCAATTCCTTTTAAATGTTTAATCAAAGAAGATTCTGTCTCACTTTTTAAAAATCGTCAGTATCCACAAGTAAAACTCCTCACTGAAAAGAACCAAACTTTTTTAGTCGGAACCTTTGACAAAGAGGAGCTCACTTTTCTAATGAACTATTTACTGACTTTTGGGAATGCTATCACTATTTTATCACCAGACTTTTTAATAACAGAGTTTTCAGAATTTTTAAACCAGATACAAAGGAAATATCAATAG
- a CDS encoding GyrI-like domain-containing protein, with the protein MNEVNFAEMTIQGGKIRTDNQHVEEIVSLWMKVPQLNLVGEVYAVYYNYESDHTGKYDLLIGSTNNTCEETVQLLPGKYLVVDVEKGTPELIGAAWQTIWSNQEIYEQRAFTTDFERYLEDGSAKIYLAIK; encoded by the coding sequence ATGAATGAAGTAAATTTTGCAGAAATGACAATACAAGGTGGAAAAATCAGAACGGATAACCAACATGTGGAAGAGATTGTTTCTTTATGGATGAAAGTACCACAATTGAATTTAGTGGGAGAAGTTTATGCTGTGTATTATAATTATGAATCAGATCATACAGGAAAATATGATTTACTCATTGGAAGTACTAACAATACATGTGAAGAGACAGTTCAATTGTTACCTGGTAAGTATCTAGTGGTGGATGTGGAAAAAGGAACACCGGAATTAATTGGCGCAGCGTGGCAAACTATCTGGTCTAATCAAGAAATTTACGAACAAAGAGCTTTTACAACAGATTTTGAACGTTACTTAGAAGATGGTAGTGCCAAGATATACTTAGCTATTAAATAA
- the asnA gene encoding aspartate--ammonia ligase, with the protein MGKTIIPTGYESTLNIYDTQTAIGFIKRCFEEALTGSLKLKRVSAPLFVDERSGLNDNLSGSERPVTFDVPALDDNGEVVHSLAKWKRVALKQYDFHSGNGLYADMNAIRRDEELDNLHSIYVDQWDWERVITKEQRTIDYLKETVQGLVNAMAETASRLHTKYPSIHTSIDTNISFVTSQELADLYPDLTSKEREHAYVKEHPTTFILQIGDILKNGQPHDNRSPDYDDWSLNGDLLFWHEPLQCAMELSSMGIRVDDKALLDQLEKANANARLKYDYHQQVVNHELPLTVGGGIGQSRMCMLLLGKAHIGEVQVSLWDEETIDACKDKIFLL; encoded by the coding sequence ATGGGAAAAACAATTATTCCAACGGGATATGAATCTACATTGAACATCTATGATACACAAACGGCGATTGGATTTATCAAACGTTGTTTTGAAGAAGCTCTAACTGGTAGTTTAAAATTAAAACGTGTGTCGGCACCTTTATTTGTCGATGAGCGTTCGGGATTAAATGATAATTTAAGTGGAAGCGAACGTCCGGTTACTTTTGACGTTCCAGCATTAGATGATAATGGGGAAGTGGTTCATTCATTAGCCAAATGGAAACGTGTGGCACTTAAACAATACGATTTCCACTCAGGAAACGGACTTTACGCAGACATGAATGCCATCAGACGTGATGAAGAATTAGATAATTTGCATTCAATTTATGTGGATCAATGGGACTGGGAACGTGTGATTACAAAAGAACAACGAACAATTGACTATTTAAAAGAAACGGTTCAAGGTTTAGTTAACGCCATGGCTGAAACAGCTAGTCGTTTACATACTAAATACCCAAGTATCCATACTTCTATTGATACAAATATTTCTTTTGTCACAAGTCAGGAATTAGCTGATCTGTACCCTGATTTAACTTCAAAAGAAAGAGAACATGCTTATGTGAAAGAACACCCAACAACCTTTATTTTACAAATTGGAGATATCCTAAAAAACGGACAACCACATGATAACCGCTCACCTGATTACGATGATTGGTCATTAAACGGTGACTTACTTTTTTGGCACGAACCATTACAATGCGCTATGGAATTATCAAGTATGGGTATCCGTGTTGACGACAAAGCCTTGCTTGATCAATTAGAAAAAGCCAATGCCAATGCTCGTTTGAAATACGATTACCATCAACAAGTCGTTAACCACGAATTACCACTAACAGTGGGTGGCGGAATCGGCCAAAGCCGCATGTGTATGCTTCTTTTAGGGAAAGCACACATCGGAGAAGTTCAAGTATCACTATGGGATGAAGAAACCATTGATGCTTGTAAGGACAAAATTTTCTTACTATAA
- a CDS encoding DUF1648 domain-containing protein, with the protein MFDLIQLVILNLMIGVLLGITPFISHESLPFGVGLSLDDHTRDIVKHQKKSYLMLNIGISLLLTLIILVVGLTQNELKLEQLVYLSIGGLFIQIIVSLVVYVIKNKQLLQLKKELGRDNHSSQKVVVDLSFRDQKLVFPTSYLIILNLVFIAVTVLYTVFHYQDIPATFVTKWDTNMNPVQWSQKSWLTVLGIPMMQVFIASVMGIANHSFLKAKQRLDVNNPEVSAAQNKAFRKKSSLMNFIISVIAQILLMFVQFSTVFQIIEPETTMIASIIFTVLLVGMVIWVSAVYGQGGSRLKKVRLNNESIDLKEITQTFEDDTHWKWGLFYYNAEDPSVWVEKRMGLGVTTNFARWQTWVFLGSILIIPIVVVLVMS; encoded by the coding sequence ATGTTTGATTTAATACAATTAGTGATTCTGAATTTAATGATAGGTGTACTACTTGGGATTACTCCTTTTATTAGTCATGAAAGTTTACCGTTTGGAGTGGGGTTGTCACTAGATGATCACACAAGAGACATCGTTAAGCATCAAAAGAAAAGTTATTTAATGCTAAATATTGGCATCAGTTTACTTTTAACACTGATTATTTTAGTTGTAGGATTGACACAGAATGAACTTAAATTAGAGCAATTAGTTTATCTAAGTATAGGCGGTTTATTCATTCAAATTATTGTTTCCTTGGTTGTTTATGTGATAAAAAATAAACAACTTTTACAATTAAAAAAAGAGCTAGGACGTGATAATCACTCTTCTCAAAAAGTCGTTGTGGATTTATCTTTTAGAGATCAAAAATTAGTATTTCCAACGAGCTATTTGATCATTTTAAATCTTGTTTTTATTGCGGTGACTGTTCTTTATACAGTGTTTCATTATCAAGATATTCCAGCAACATTCGTTACTAAATGGGATACAAATATGAATCCTGTTCAGTGGAGTCAAAAAAGTTGGTTAACTGTTCTTGGCATACCGATGATGCAAGTATTTATTGCTAGTGTAATGGGCATTGCTAACCATTCGTTCCTTAAAGCAAAACAACGCTTAGATGTGAACAATCCAGAAGTTTCAGCAGCACAAAATAAAGCCTTTAGAAAAAAATCATCTTTAATGAACTTTATCATCTCAGTGATTGCCCAAATTTTACTGATGTTTGTCCAATTTTCCACAGTCTTTCAAATCATTGAGCCAGAAACAACCATGATTGCCTCAATTATTTTTACCGTTTTGTTAGTTGGAATGGTTATCTGGGTATCTGCTGTGTATGGTCAAGGTGGTAGCCGGTTGAAAAAAGTAAGACTTAATAATGAATCGATTGATTTAAAGGAAATCACTCAAACTTTTGAGGACGACACGCATTGGAAATGGGGCTTGTTTTATTACAACGCGGAAGATCCATCTGTTTGGGTTGAAAAAAGAATGGGCTTAGGAGTAACAACTAACTTTGCAAGATGGCAAACCTGGGTGTTTTTAGGATCGATTTTGATTATTCCGATTGTAGTAGTTTTGGTAATGAGCTAG
- a CDS encoding GntR family transcriptional regulator — MIIEIDMTSETPIYTQLVYQIKLGLIQGKIHPGDSLPSVRSLAGDIGINLHTVNKAYKVLVGEGVVTQVKKGYEISKETPPKISESYKEEFKEKLFDLMIDAAVFDIDVDGLLEEMKENLKGDGADV, encoded by the coding sequence ATGATTATAGAGATTGATATGACAAGCGAAACACCGATTTACACCCAGTTAGTTTATCAAATAAAACTAGGTTTGATTCAAGGGAAGATACATCCTGGAGATAGTTTACCAAGTGTTCGAAGCTTAGCAGGAGACATTGGGATTAATCTTCACACTGTGAATAAAGCGTACAAAGTTTTAGTTGGTGAGGGTGTCGTGACTCAAGTAAAAAAAGGGTACGAAATTTCCAAAGAAACACCACCAAAAATTAGTGAGTCATACAAGGAAGAGTTTAAAGAAAAACTATTCGATTTAATGATTGATGCAGCTGTTTTTGACATTGATGTGGATGGTTTACTTGAAGAGATGAAAGAAAATTTAAAAGGAGATGGGGCAGATGTTTGA
- a CDS encoding LPXTG cell wall anchor domain-containing protein — protein MKNKLMLVCGLVILGSAPLLVYGAEEQGTKATVEEVKKEELKETSSETKEEPKTTESSVKKEEVKKDETKKEETKKEETKPAAMTLPKELHGKWVAYNEGQKLDLTISGNMYVDGKGTEYNVVSYNLKDGFYTVAWDVDAFAEKYGKEALGNPQPFIFSYDANKDIITTSGGLVYTRNDRDTNEEDYDKYVKNQDLPGFLQDKWVATVEGQKIEWTIGARSLNVNGVLEYKIDAYGIKGINYSLMWDVDDYINRYGKPGNFNPQPIMFDYNEKDDTLVSGDAVFTRANKNTKEEGKKDEGTAVTKKDETKPTKKTGALPQTGENATIGLSVVGGVIAILGSAVLIKKNN, from the coding sequence ATGAAAAATAAGTTAATGTTGGTATGTGGGTTGGTTATTCTAGGGAGTGCCCCATTGTTGGTATATGGAGCAGAAGAACAAGGAACAAAAGCAACTGTTGAAGAAGTTAAAAAGGAAGAATTGAAAGAAACATCCTCTGAAACTAAAGAAGAACCAAAAACAACAGAATCCTCTGTGAAAAAAGAAGAAGTTAAAAAAGATGAGACTAAAAAAGAAGAAACTAAAAAGGAAGAAACAAAGCCAGCTGCGATGACATTACCAAAAGAATTACATGGTAAGTGGGTGGCATACAATGAAGGACAAAAATTAGATTTAACAATCTCAGGAAATATGTATGTTGATGGTAAAGGAACAGAATATAATGTAGTATCTTATAACCTAAAAGATGGTTTCTATACAGTTGCTTGGGATGTGGATGCTTTTGCTGAAAAATATGGAAAAGAAGCTCTAGGTAACCCACAACCATTTATTTTTAGTTATGACGCTAATAAAGATATCATCACAACAAGTGGCGGATTAGTGTACACAAGAAACGACAGAGATACTAACGAAGAAGACTATGACAAATACGTTAAAAACCAAGATTTACCAGGATTCTTACAAGATAAATGGGTTGCAACAGTTGAAGGTCAAAAAATCGAGTGGACAATAGGAGCTCGTAGTTTAAATGTAAATGGCGTATTAGAGTATAAAATTGATGCTTATGGTATCAAAGGTATTAATTATTCATTAATGTGGGATGTGGATGATTATATTAACCGTTACGGAAAACCAGGTAATTTCAACCCACAACCAATCATGTTTGATTATAACGAAAAAGATGATACTTTAGTTTCTGGAGATGCGGTCTTCACTCGTGCTAATAAAAACACAAAAGAAGAAGGCAAAAAAGACGAAGGAACAGCTGTTACTAAAAAAGATGAAACAAAACCAACTAAGAAAACAGGTGCTCTTCCTCAAACAGGAGAAAACGCAACAATTGGCTTAAGTGTTGTCGGTGGTGTAATTGCTATTTTAGGAAGTGCAGTCTTAATCAAAAAAAATAACTAA
- a CDS encoding ABC transporter ATP-binding protein, protein MTQVITLNNVTKKFKEKEVLKNISLEINQGECVALLGKNGAGKSTLISLILGLFYPNEGEIELYDKKEEVGFLSQKTRFPDDVTIQEMLGFVASFSSNALNKEEIDHILKFEESKYKQLIHTCSGGEQRLFDMCLAIINRPKFLIVDEPTAGMDTSTRNHFWQVMEELKERGTTILFTTHYVEEVDYCADRVVLLDDGVIRADNTPYHLRTLNKRKRVAIEKETYTLFEKELNEVADSFKITVSEKSDIIIWEFKNNLSNEVIQSLLRIGLSFENIEVTNTSLLNTIFANELSEEEEI, encoded by the coding sequence ATGACACAAGTGATAACGTTAAACAATGTAACTAAAAAATTTAAAGAAAAAGAAGTCTTAAAAAATATTTCCTTAGAAATAAATCAAGGGGAGTGTGTGGCGCTTTTAGGTAAAAATGGTGCGGGGAAAAGTACGTTAATTAGTCTGATTTTGGGATTGTTTTATCCAAATGAAGGAGAAATTGAATTATACGATAAAAAAGAAGAAGTTGGATTTCTATCTCAAAAAACGCGTTTTCCTGATGATGTGACGATTCAAGAGATGCTGGGTTTTGTGGCTAGTTTTTCTAGTAATGCGTTAAATAAAGAGGAAATTGATCACATTCTAAAATTTGAAGAAAGTAAATACAAACAACTAATTCATACTTGTTCAGGTGGTGAACAGCGTTTGTTTGATATGTGTTTAGCAATTATCAACCGACCTAAATTTTTGATTGTGGACGAGCCAACAGCGGGAATGGATACGTCAACACGTAATCATTTTTGGCAGGTAATGGAGGAATTGAAAGAGCGGGGAACTACGATTTTATTTACCACTCATTATGTGGAAGAAGTCGATTATTGTGCGGATCGAGTTGTTTTGTTAGATGATGGTGTCATTAGGGCGGACAATACGCCCTATCATTTGCGAACATTGAACAAACGAAAAAGAGTAGCGATTGAAAAAGAAACGTATACTCTTTTTGAAAAAGAACTAAACGAAGTAGCGGACAGTTTTAAAATCACTGTTTCAGAGAAATCAGATATTATCATCTGGGAATTTAAGAATAATCTTTCAAATGAAGTCATTCAAAGTCTGTTACGAATAGGTCTGTCTTTTGAAAATATCGAAGTAACCAATACATCCTTACTTAATACTATTTTTGCCAATGAATTATCAGAAGAGGAGGAAATCTAA
- a CDS encoding BCCT family transporter yields MLKKKNYKVYNISLIICVFFTLWGILPERILGKATLGNVTAKSQSFISNEFGWLYTLLMLSFIVICFYLMFSKYGQIKLGKPEDKPQFSYISWLAMLFSAGMGIGLIFWGVSEPIMHLHEPAIASTDTIKNAKNSMNYTFFHWGLQPWSLYAFLGLIIAYQTFRHGRPALISESVTPLFKEKHRSKVADITNIIAIIATVFGVATSLGLGAQQISGGLNYLNKGIPNGFITQLIVIIIVTILFLISATSGLDKGVKILSNANVFFAILLMLVVLLIGPTSFLLDLFIQSTGQYIQNLPSLSFRMAPFDVEAREWINRWTLFYWAWWISWSPYVSSFIARISKGRTIKEFIGGVLIIPTVFAFLWFTVFGGSAIYQELFNQVDIFNVINSEGVEIGLFSLFENYGDFGKILTGLSMLLISSFFITSADSATFVLGMFSSGGELVPSKRIRVTWGLIQSSIAIVLLYAGGLKALQAVSVLASFPFIFIIILMSVNFFRSLSKDDRVTLED; encoded by the coding sequence TTGTTAAAAAAGAAGAATTATAAAGTTTACAATATTTCATTAATTATTTGCGTATTTTTCACTTTATGGGGGATCTTACCAGAAAGAATATTAGGAAAGGCAACTCTCGGGAATGTGACGGCAAAATCTCAAAGTTTTATATCGAATGAATTTGGTTGGTTATATACTTTGTTAATGCTATCATTTATTGTTATATGTTTTTATCTAATGTTTTCTAAATATGGGCAAATAAAATTAGGTAAACCCGAGGATAAGCCACAATTTAGTTATATTTCTTGGTTAGCCATGTTGTTTAGTGCAGGTATGGGAATCGGATTAATCTTTTGGGGTGTTTCGGAACCAATCATGCATTTACATGAGCCAGCAATAGCATCCACCGACACCATAAAAAATGCTAAAAATTCAATGAATTATACTTTTTTTCACTGGGGACTCCAACCATGGTCATTATATGCTTTTCTTGGATTGATTATTGCGTATCAAACGTTTCGACATGGTCGACCAGCACTGATAAGTGAAAGTGTGACGCCCTTATTTAAAGAAAAGCACCGTTCAAAAGTGGCGGACATAACTAACATTATAGCGATTATTGCAACTGTGTTTGGAGTAGCAACTTCACTAGGATTAGGGGCCCAACAAATTTCAGGTGGATTGAATTATTTAAATAAAGGAATTCCTAATGGCTTTATTACGCAGTTGATTGTCATTATCATTGTCACTATTTTATTCTTGATTAGTGCTACGTCAGGCTTAGATAAAGGTGTAAAAATACTGAGTAATGCGAATGTATTTTTTGCGATATTATTAATGCTAGTGGTGTTACTTATTGGTCCAACTTCATTTTTATTAGATTTATTTATTCAGAGTACAGGCCAGTACATCCAAAATCTACCTTCACTTAGTTTTAGAATGGCTCCATTTGATGTGGAAGCTAGGGAGTGGATTAATCGTTGGACCTTATTTTACTGGGCATGGTGGATTTCTTGGTCACCATACGTCTCTAGCTTTATAGCACGTATCTCAAAAGGAAGAACGATTAAAGAATTTATCGGTGGCGTTTTGATTATTCCAACGGTGTTTGCCTTTTTATGGTTTACCGTTTTTGGCGGATCAGCTATTTATCAAGAGCTATTTAATCAAGTGGATATCTTTAACGTGATCAATAGTGAAGGTGTCGAAATAGGTCTGTTCTCTCTCTTTGAAAATTACGGGGATTTTGGCAAAATATTAACAGGATTATCTATGCTGTTGATTTCTTCTTTCTTTATTACATCTGCTGATTCTGCCACTTTTGTGTTAGGGATGTTTAGTTCTGGAGGAGAGTTAGTACCTAGTAAGAGGATTCGGGTGACATGGGGATTGATCCAGTCTTCGATAGCGATTGTTTTATTATACGCAGGAGGACTAAAAGCACTTCAGGCTGTGTCTGTCTTAGCCTCATTTCCATTTATTTTCATTATCATTTTAATGAGCGTTAATTTCTTTAGATCACTTTCAAAAGATGATCGAGTGACTCTTGAAGATTAA
- a CDS encoding nucleotide pyrophosphohydrolase, translating to MILMSMKQTMAKINDFREERNWRQFHNEKDLALSISLEASELLEIYQWRSAEEGNQDVEHLKEEIADVLIYSYMMADNLGFDIDEIIEEKLVKNAVKYPVEKCLARSQEKSIK from the coding sequence ATGATTTTAATGAGTATGAAGCAAACAATGGCAAAAATTAATGACTTTAGAGAAGAGCGAAATTGGCGTCAATTTCATAATGAGAAAGATTTAGCTCTGTCAATTTCTCTTGAAGCCAGTGAACTATTAGAAATATATCAGTGGAGAAGTGCCGAAGAGGGAAATCAAGATGTGGAACATTTAAAAGAAGAGATTGCAGATGTCCTCATTTACTCGTATATGATGGCAGATAACTTAGGATTTGATATTGATGAAATTATCGAAGAGAAGCTTGTAAAAAATGCCGTGAAATATCCTGTTGAAAAATGTTTGGCCAGAAGTCAAGAAAAGAGTATAAAATAA
- a CDS encoding Gfo/Idh/MocA family protein → MKIGIIGLGNIFQKAYLPTLSENRQLHTYYFASKNEETKNRLKNNYGFTNFVETLDDLLDLGIEACMIHSATVAHYEVAKKCLNSGIHVLMDKPLSEEYEETKELIELAEEKNVTLMTGFNRRFAPNVDVLKGLSNKRVIYLEKNRVFSEYDSKFAVYDLFLHLVDTAVYLLDSSNIKIISSHIEETDTLDYVTLTLQANQTKPQRL, encoded by the coding sequence ATGAAAATCGGGATTATCGGTTTAGGCAATATTTTTCAAAAAGCCTATCTACCAACTTTATCAGAAAATAGACAGTTACATACGTATTATTTTGCAAGTAAAAATGAAGAAACAAAAAATAGGTTGAAAAATAATTATGGTTTTACCAATTTTGTAGAGACTCTAGATGATTTACTAGATTTGGGAATTGAAGCGTGCATGATCCACTCAGCAACCGTTGCTCATTACGAAGTAGCGAAGAAATGTTTAAATTCAGGCATTCATGTTTTGATGGATAAACCTCTTAGTGAAGAGTATGAAGAAACAAAAGAGTTAATTGAGCTCGCAGAAGAAAAGAACGTCACATTAATGACCGGATTCAATCGCCGTTTTGCGCCAAATGTAGATGTTTTAAAAGGACTCTCAAACAAACGGGTGATCTACTTAGAAAAAAATCGAGTATTTTCTGAATACGACTCTAAATTTGCTGTGTACGATCTGTTTTTACATCTCGTTGATACAGCCGTTTATTTGCTAGATAGTTCAAATATAAAGATTATTTCTTCGCATATTGAAGAAACAGATACACTAGACTACGTTACATTAACACTCCAAGCAAACCAAACCAAACCACAGCGATTGTGA